In Sphingobacterium sp. PCS056, the following proteins share a genomic window:
- a CDS encoding epoxyqueuosine reductase QueH, producing MEEKEFIREKLTLPNEGKNLLLHSCCAPCAGEVMEALISSDIKFTIYFYNPNIHPRKEYDLRKEENIRFAEKHHIPFIDADYDVDHWFDLAKGMENEPEKGIRCTMCFDMRFEKTAEYAAANGFDVISSSLGISRWKNMDQINDCGVRAASRYEGMDYWTFNWRKKGGAIRMLEISKKERFYMQEYCGCAYSLRDTNRWRMETGREKIELGKNYYE from the coding sequence ATGGAAGAGAAGGAGTTCATCAGAGAAAAGTTAACATTACCTAATGAGGGCAAGAATTTGCTTTTACACTCATGCTGTGCACCCTGTGCTGGTGAAGTAATGGAGGCTTTAATCAGCTCGGATATCAAATTCACGATCTATTTCTACAATCCCAATATTCATCCTCGTAAAGAATATGATTTGCGGAAAGAGGAAAATATTCGTTTTGCAGAAAAACATCATATTCCTTTTATCGATGCCGACTACGATGTGGACCACTGGTTTGATTTGGCAAAAGGAATGGAAAACGAACCTGAGAAGGGTATTCGTTGTACGATGTGTTTTGATATGCGCTTTGAGAAAACAGCAGAATATGCTGCTGCAAATGGATTTGATGTGATTTCAAGTTCACTTGGAATCTCCCGTTGGAAAAACATGGATCAAATCAACGATTGTGGTGTTCGTGCTGCATCCCGTTACGAGGGTATGGATTATTGGACATTCAACTGGAGAAAGAAAGGTGGTGCCATTCGAATGTTAGAAATTTCTAAAAAAGAACGTTTCTATATGCAAGAATACTGTGGCTGTGCCTACTCGTTACGAGATACCAATCGATGGAGAATGGAGACTGGTAGAGAAAAAATAGAACTAGGTAAAAATTATTATGAATAA
- a CDS encoding YceD family protein codes for MKHLKQYRIPFSGLNAGKHNFEFEINKKFFDCFEHSIVKDGHLTANVELQKQENLLILNFTIVGDIQLTCDICLSEFPSPITVKERILVKFTAEDWTDNTEEVLVLSKSDHELDLTELLYEYINLAVPLFTKCSDQGRNITCDPEMLAHISIEQPKEDQAEEENIDPRWAALRNIKNN; via the coding sequence GTGAAACATCTAAAACAATACAGAATACCGTTTTCGGGGCTAAATGCAGGGAAGCACAATTTTGAGTTTGAAATAAATAAAAAGTTCTTTGATTGTTTTGAGCATTCCATTGTTAAAGATGGTCATCTAACAGCAAATGTCGAATTACAGAAGCAAGAGAATCTGCTTATTCTGAATTTCACAATTGTTGGCGATATCCAATTGACATGCGATATTTGTTTAAGCGAGTTTCCATCGCCAATAACAGTAAAAGAACGGATATTAGTCAAATTCACAGCTGAAGACTGGACTGATAATACAGAAGAAGTATTGGTATTATCTAAAAGCGATCATGAGCTAGACCTGACTGAATTGTTATATGAATATATCAATTTAGCTGTCCCTTTGTTTACGAAATGTAGTGATCAAGGAAGAAATATTACTTGTGATCCTGAAATGTTAGCACATATATCTATTGAGCAACCAAAGGAAGATCAAGCAGAAGAAGAAAACATTGACCCACGTTGGGCCGCATTAAGAAATATTAAAAATAACTAA
- the rpmF gene encoding 50S ribosomal protein L32 translates to MAHPKRKTSKSRRDKRRTHYKADRPSLSICKETGAVHLPHRAYTVDGNLYYNGKLIIENTAVV, encoded by the coding sequence ATGGCACATCCAAAGCGTAAGACTTCTAAATCAAGAAGAGACAAAAGAAGAACACATTATAAAGCAGACAGACCTAGCTTAAGCATTTGTAAAGAAACTGGTGCAGTTCATTTACCACATCGTGCATACACTGTAGATGGTAATTTGTACTACAACGGTAAATTAATCATTGAAAATACAGCTGTTGTCTAA
- the plsX gene encoding phosphate acyltransferase PlsX encodes MKIGLDILGGDYAPKATILGAIEAQQLLSEDQKLVLFGDEEETKILIEKAGGNPSDFEYIHAPENISMGEHPTKAITQKPNSSIAKGFELLKNGEIDSFASAGNTGAMLVGSIFSVKTVPGVLRPAITTIVPKLKSGFGLLLDVGANADCKPEMLNQFAILGSLYSQHMFGIPSPKVGLLNIGEEEEKGNILTTTTYPLLKSNDRINFIGNAEGRDLFSDIADVYVCDGFTGNVVLKLAESFYVVTLKKGFKDEFFDRFNYEQYGGSPVLGVNAPVIIGHGISTPQAIKNMVLQSRDMIQSDFIDKIRSAFN; translated from the coding sequence ATGAAGATTGGTTTAGATATTTTAGGTGGCGATTATGCCCCTAAAGCAACAATATTAGGTGCTATAGAAGCTCAACAACTCTTATCAGAGGATCAAAAACTTGTTCTTTTTGGTGATGAGGAAGAGACGAAGATACTTATTGAGAAAGCGGGGGGTAATCCTTCAGACTTTGAATATATACATGCACCCGAGAATATCAGTATGGGTGAACACCCTACTAAAGCGATTACACAAAAACCCAATTCTAGTATAGCCAAAGGCTTTGAATTGCTAAAAAATGGGGAAATTGACTCTTTTGCATCTGCCGGCAATACTGGTGCGATGCTTGTCGGATCAATTTTTAGTGTAAAAACAGTACCCGGCGTACTAAGACCTGCTATCACGACAATTGTACCCAAATTAAAATCTGGTTTTGGATTACTGCTTGATGTCGGTGCTAATGCAGATTGTAAACCCGAAATGCTTAATCAATTTGCCATTTTGGGAAGTTTGTATTCGCAGCACATGTTTGGCATCCCTTCGCCAAAAGTGGGTTTATTAAACATCGGTGAAGAAGAAGAAAAAGGAAATATCCTAACCACAACCACCTATCCCCTTTTAAAAAGTAATGATCGCATTAACTTCATCGGAAATGCTGAAGGTCGAGATCTGTTTTCAGATATTGCTGACGTATATGTTTGTGATGGTTTTACAGGGAATGTTGTGTTAAAGCTAGCAGAATCATTTTACGTAGTAACTTTGAAAAAAGGATTCAAGGACGAATTCTTCGATCGATTCAACTACGAGCAATATGGAGGCAGTCCTGTTTTGGGAGTAAATGCTCCTGTTATAATAGGCCATGGAATTTCGACTCCTCAGGCTATTAAAAATATGGTTTTACAATCTAGAGATATGATCCAGTCAGATTTTATTGACAAAATCAGATCTGCTTTTAATTAA
- a CDS encoding beta-ketoacyl-ACP synthase III has product MSKIHAAITAVGGYVPDYILTNKELETMVETNDEWIVSRTGIKERRILKGEGKATSDLAVPAVQQLLEKRGIAATDIDLIIFCTSTPDMLFPATANILADKIGAKNAWGYDLQAACSGFLFGLTTGVQFIESGKHKKVLVVGADKMSSVVNYEDRNTCILFGDGCGVVLLEPNTEGMGIQDSILKTDGSGGQYLNIKGGGSLNPASHATVDAGLHYAYQEGKTVFKFAVTNMANVAAEVMEKNNLKASDIAYLVPHQANKRIIDATAERAGLPEEKVMINIQKYGNTTSATIPLCLWEWESKLKKGDNLILAAFGGGFTWGSIYLKWAY; this is encoded by the coding sequence ATGTCAAAAATTCATGCTGCAATTACAGCAGTGGGGGGATATGTACCTGATTATATCCTCACAAATAAAGAGCTGGAAACTATGGTTGAAACCAATGACGAGTGGATTGTATCTCGTACAGGTATCAAAGAACGTAGAATCTTAAAAGGAGAAGGTAAAGCGACTTCAGACCTTGCTGTACCTGCGGTACAACAATTATTGGAAAAAAGAGGAATAGCTGCCACAGATATTGATTTAATCATCTTCTGTACGAGTACTCCTGATATGCTTTTTCCAGCTACAGCCAATATCTTAGCAGATAAAATTGGGGCTAAAAATGCTTGGGGATATGACCTACAGGCTGCTTGCTCTGGATTTCTTTTTGGATTGACAACAGGTGTTCAATTTATTGAATCTGGAAAACACAAAAAAGTATTGGTAGTCGGTGCTGATAAAATGTCTTCGGTGGTAAATTACGAAGATCGTAATACTTGTATTTTATTTGGCGATGGTTGCGGTGTGGTATTATTGGAACCTAATACAGAAGGAATGGGTATTCAGGATAGTATCTTGAAAACTGATGGCTCTGGTGGCCAATATTTAAATATCAAAGGTGGTGGTTCATTAAACCCTGCATCGCATGCTACTGTAGACGCTGGTTTGCACTACGCTTATCAAGAGGGAAAAACAGTATTTAAATTTGCTGTTACGAATATGGCGAATGTGGCTGCTGAGGTTATGGAAAAAAATAATCTTAAGGCTTCAGATATTGCTTATTTAGTACCCCATCAAGCAAACAAGCGTATTATCGATGCGACTGCTGAACGTGCTGGTCTACCCGAAGAAAAGGTCATGATTAACATCCAGAAATACGGTAATACAACAAGTGCTACAATTCCTTTATGCTTATGGGAATGGGAAAGTAAATTGAAAAAAGGTGATAACCTGATTTTAGCGGCTTTCGGTGGTGGATTTACTTGGGGATCAATATACTTAAAATGGGCTTACTAA
- the accB gene encoding acetyl-CoA carboxylase biotin carboxyl carrier protein yields the protein MGMDIKQIQDLIKFVSKSGVNEVAIEEKDFKITIKTNQEPTYVTASVPVAAAPMAPQPAAVAPAAVPVAVSEESNFITIKSPMIGTFYRSAGPGKPSFVNAGDEINTGNVLCIIEAMKLFNEIESEVSGKIVKILVEDAQPVEFDQPLFLVDPR from the coding sequence ATGGGTATGGACATTAAACAAATTCAAGACTTGATTAAATTCGTTTCAAAATCAGGTGTGAATGAAGTAGCAATCGAAGAAAAAGATTTCAAAATTACGATAAAAACGAATCAGGAGCCTACATATGTAACAGCTTCGGTTCCAGTTGCAGCAGCACCAATGGCTCCTCAACCTGCAGCCGTTGCTCCAGCAGCTGTTCCTGTCGCAGTTTCTGAGGAATCTAATTTTATCACTATCAAATCTCCAATGATCGGAACTTTTTACCGTTCGGCGGGACCAGGTAAGCCATCATTTGTAAATGCTGGTGATGAAATCAATACTGGTAATGTATTGTGTATTATTGAAGCAATGAAATTATTCAATGAAATTGAATCTGAAGTTTCAGGTAAAATTGTTAAAATATTGGTAGAAGATGCTCAACCAGTTGAGTTCGATCAACCATTATTCTTGGTAGATCCTAGATAA
- the accC gene encoding acetyl-CoA carboxylase biotin carboxylase subunit: MFKKILIANRGEIALRIIRTCREMGIKSVAVYSTADKDSLHVRFADEAVCIGPPASKDSYLNIPNIISAAELTNADAIHPGYGFLAENARFSAICAQYGIKFIGPTSEQIEKMGDKSQAKATMKEAGVPTVPGSDGLLSSLQEGIKLAKEIGYPIIIKATAGGGGKGMRIIWKEEEFEHAWDSARQESAAAFGNDGMYLEKYVEEPRHIEIQVVGDQYGTVCHLSERDCSIQRRHQKLLEEAPSPFITPELRQKMGEAAIKGAKAVNYEGAGTVEFLVDKNRNFYFMEMNTRIQVEHPVTEEVINFDLIKEQIKVAAGIPISGKNYEPTMHAIECRINAEDPFNNFRPSPGKITNFHSPGGHGVRIDTHVYAGYTIPPYYDSMIAKVICVAQTREEAISTMERALSEFVIEGIKTTIPLHLRLMRDPNFRAGNFTTKFMESFDLSEDHI, encoded by the coding sequence ATGTTTAAAAAAATATTAATAGCTAATAGAGGAGAAATCGCTTTACGCATTATTCGCACTTGCCGCGAAATGGGTATTAAAAGTGTAGCTGTTTATTCAACAGCTGATAAAGATAGTTTACACGTTCGTTTTGCGGATGAAGCTGTTTGTATCGGTCCTCCTGCCAGTAAAGATTCTTACTTAAACATCCCCAATATTATCTCGGCTGCAGAATTAACAAATGCAGATGCGATACACCCTGGATATGGTTTCTTAGCAGAAAATGCGCGTTTTTCAGCGATATGTGCACAGTATGGTATCAAATTTATTGGTCCAACTTCGGAACAAATTGAGAAAATGGGCGATAAATCACAAGCAAAAGCAACCATGAAGGAAGCTGGTGTACCTACGGTGCCTGGTTCAGATGGTCTTTTAAGCTCATTGCAAGAAGGTATTAAACTTGCTAAAGAAATCGGTTACCCTATTATCATTAAAGCTACGGCTGGTGGTGGCGGTAAGGGTATGCGTATTATATGGAAAGAAGAAGAATTTGAACATGCTTGGGATTCTGCTCGTCAGGAATCGGCTGCTGCTTTCGGTAACGACGGTATGTATTTAGAGAAATATGTAGAAGAGCCAAGACATATTGAAATTCAAGTAGTAGGTGATCAATATGGTACTGTGTGCCATTTATCGGAAAGAGATTGTTCTATTCAACGTCGTCACCAAAAATTATTGGAAGAGGCTCCTTCTCCTTTCATAACACCTGAGCTACGTCAGAAAATGGGCGAAGCTGCAATCAAAGGCGCTAAGGCTGTTAACTATGAAGGTGCAGGTACGGTGGAGTTTTTAGTTGATAAAAATCGTAACTTCTACTTCATGGAAATGAATACACGTATTCAGGTGGAGCACCCGGTAACGGAAGAAGTCATTAATTTTGATCTGATCAAAGAACAGATCAAAGTCGCTGCCGGCATTCCGATTTCTGGTAAAAACTACGAACCTACGATGCATGCGATCGAATGTCGTATCAATGCTGAAGATCCATTTAACAACTTCCGCCCGTCACCAGGAAAGATAACTAATTTTCATTCACCTGGGGGGCATGGGGTACGTATCGATACGCACGTATATGCTGGTTACACGATTCCTCCATATTATGACTCGATGATTGCTAAGGTAATCTGTGTGGCGCAAACACGTGAAGAAGCTATCTCGACAATGGAAAGAGCTTTGAGCGAATTCGTTATCGAAGGTATTAAAACTACAATCCCTCTTCATTTGCGATTAATGCGTGATCCAAACTTCAGAGCAGGTAACTTTACAACTAAGTTTATGGAAAGTTTTGACCTTTCAGAAGATCATATATAA
- the tatC gene encoding twin-arginine translocase subunit TatC, translated as MSTTERKSLVESIKDKGKNLEAEMSFFDHLEVLRWHLVRSVIAICIFAGLSFTFYDFVFNEIIMGPKNLNFWTYRMMCIVGNKFNIDGFCVEHIPFNIINTELAGQFMLQINSCLLMSLLMGFPYILFEIWLFIKPALTDIERRSARGFVFYATLLFVLGVLFGYYVVVPLSVNFLANISLSIEITNQITIDSYLSTIATLSLGCGIVFLLPILIFILSKLGIMTPEFMRASRRYATVIILVVAAIITPTADVITMLTVATPMFLLYEISILVSAKVKKQKLAQEKNNI; from the coding sequence ATGAGTACTACAGAACGGAAAAGCCTAGTCGAATCTATAAAAGATAAAGGAAAAAATTTAGAAGCAGAAATGTCATTCTTTGATCATCTCGAAGTACTGAGATGGCATTTGGTGCGTTCGGTGATTGCGATTTGTATTTTTGCAGGTTTATCATTTACTTTCTATGATTTCGTTTTCAACGAGATCATCATGGGACCCAAAAATTTGAATTTCTGGACATACAGAATGATGTGTATCGTTGGGAACAAGTTTAATATTGATGGGTTCTGTGTGGAACATATTCCGTTCAATATTATCAATACCGAATTAGCGGGACAGTTTATGTTGCAAATCAACTCTTGTTTGCTCATGTCTTTATTAATGGGATTTCCTTATATTTTATTTGAAATTTGGCTTTTTATTAAACCTGCACTAACAGATATCGAACGAAGATCGGCTCGCGGATTTGTCTTTTATGCAACCTTATTGTTTGTATTAGGGGTTTTATTTGGATACTACGTCGTGGTGCCTTTATCGGTCAATTTCTTAGCTAATATTTCTTTAAGTATTGAAATCACCAATCAGATTACTATAGACTCTTATCTATCAACAATAGCGACTTTATCATTAGGTTGTGGTATTGTATTCTTACTACCAATATTGATCTTTATTCTTTCAAAATTAGGTATTATGACTCCAGAGTTTATGCGCGCTAGTAGAAGATATGCAACTGTAATTATTTTGGTTGTTGCAGCGATCATCACTCCTACTGCTGATGTCATCACGATGTTGACCGTGGCTACTCCGATGTTCCTTCTATACGAAATTAGTATCTTAGTATCGGCTAAGGTGAAAAAACAAAAATTAGCACAAGAAAAAAACAATATATAA
- the rpiB gene encoding ribose 5-phosphate isomerase B translates to MSTLKTIAIGSDHAGFEYKTAIVALLKELGYEVNDLGPYNSDSVDYPDYAHPVASQVEDKKAELGVLICGSANGVAITANKHQGIRAAIAWLEEIAALARQHNDANVVCIPARFIDLDLAKSIVKTFVTTDFEGGRHATRVNKMACGC, encoded by the coding sequence ATGAGTACGTTAAAAACAATTGCAATAGGAAGTGATCATGCAGGTTTTGAATACAAAACAGCTATCGTAGCTTTATTAAAAGAATTAGGTTACGAAGTAAATGATTTGGGACCATACAACAGCGACTCGGTTGATTATCCAGATTACGCTCATCCTGTCGCAAGTCAAGTTGAGGATAAAAAAGCAGAACTAGGTGTATTGATTTGTGGCAGTGCCAATGGCGTAGCTATTACAGCAAACAAACATCAGGGGATACGTGCTGCAATCGCTTGGTTGGAAGAAATTGCAGCTTTAGCACGTCAACATAACGATGCAAATGTCGTATGTATACCCGCTCGATTTATCGACCTAGATCTTGCTAAATCAATCGTAAAAACATTTGTGACAACTGATTTTGAAGGTGGCAGACATGCAACTCGAGTTAATAAAATGGCCTGTGGTTGTTAA
- a CDS encoding M28 family peptidase produces MKKLFSLICLISSIYSCAVAQNPAAKYANLITEESSKKHLTILASVDFEGRGTGQKGGRLATEYIANEFKKLGLSAPVDGKYFQPVSLLKNSYQVKNFKIDGRPFINGQDLLALGNNELKSINDNEIIFIGYGIDDPKYSDIKGLDLKDKVVLLLNDKEPVDEKGKSVITGTSKLSEWSTVRNKKIREILKHKPKLVLAYTEDLGTWLENAGDRATEGRFNLAQDQAPPETNPMPIVVNITDHVANYILNQGKTSLANITAKINRNQKPQSFAIKTVINTQLGIVTEQFTDPNVLGLLEGSDLKDEIIVIGGHYDHDGKSANGTIFPGADDNASGTTAVLELARAFSQAKAEGNGPRRSILFITYAAEEKGLLGSKYYTENPIFPLSNTVTCINIDMIGRIDNKHLNGNHNYIHAIGADKLSSELATINKEANAKSSQLELDFMYDDPQDPMRLYYRSDHYNFAKKGIPSIFYFSGLHPHYHTPDDTVDKINFPIMVKREKFIFQTAWDVANRDKKPAVDSQKE; encoded by the coding sequence ATGAAAAAATTATTTAGTTTAATTTGTCTTATTTCTTCTATCTATAGCTGTGCCGTAGCCCAAAACCCAGCGGCCAAGTATGCTAATTTGATTACTGAAGAATCGTCAAAAAAACATCTTACCATTCTAGCATCGGTAGATTTTGAGGGACGTGGCACGGGTCAAAAAGGTGGCAGGCTGGCTACTGAATACATTGCAAATGAATTTAAAAAATTGGGATTAAGTGCACCGGTTGATGGTAAATATTTTCAACCTGTGAGTTTATTGAAAAATAGTTATCAAGTTAAAAATTTCAAAATTGATGGACGCCCTTTTATTAATGGACAAGATCTACTGGCATTGGGTAATAATGAACTAAAATCCATCAACGATAATGAAATTATTTTCATTGGTTATGGCATCGATGACCCTAAATATTCGGATATTAAAGGACTTGATCTGAAAGATAAGGTCGTACTGCTACTTAATGACAAAGAACCTGTTGATGAAAAGGGGAAATCTGTCATTACTGGAACATCTAAACTATCAGAATGGTCCACCGTCCGCAATAAGAAAATCAGAGAGATTTTGAAACATAAGCCTAAATTAGTATTAGCGTATACAGAGGATCTTGGCACATGGTTAGAAAATGCTGGTGATCGTGCTACTGAAGGTCGCTTCAATTTAGCTCAGGATCAAGCTCCTCCTGAAACCAATCCAATGCCAATCGTAGTCAATATTACAGACCATGTAGCAAATTATATTCTGAATCAAGGAAAAACTAGCCTTGCAAATATCACGGCTAAAATAAATCGCAATCAAAAACCACAATCTTTTGCAATCAAGACAGTTATTAATACGCAATTGGGTATAGTAACAGAACAATTCACAGATCCAAATGTATTGGGTCTGCTTGAAGGATCTGATCTAAAAGATGAAATCATTGTGATTGGTGGACATTATGATCACGATGGTAAGAGTGCCAATGGTACAATCTTCCCAGGAGCCGATGACAATGCGTCTGGTACTACTGCAGTGTTGGAACTGGCGAGAGCTTTTAGCCAAGCGAAAGCTGAAGGTAATGGTCCTCGAAGAAGTATATTATTCATCACTTATGCTGCCGAAGAAAAAGGATTATTAGGTTCTAAGTATTATACTGAAAATCCAATTTTTCCACTGAGCAATACGGTTACCTGTATTAATATTGATATGATCGGCCGTATTGATAATAAACATTTAAATGGTAATCATAACTATATACATGCTATTGGAGCAGATAAATTAAGCTCAGAATTGGCTACCATCAATAAAGAAGCGAATGCTAAGTCTAGCCAGTTGGAACTGGATTTTATGTATGATGATCCTCAAGATCCTATGCGATTATATTATCGTTCGGACCATTATAATTTCGCAAAGAAAGGTATACCTTCTATTTTTTACTTCTCTGGCTTACACCCTCATTATCACACACCGGATGATACTGTGGATAAAATTAATTTCCCTATTATGGTTAAAAGAGAGAAGTTTATTTTTCAAACTGCATGGGATGTTGCAAATCGTGATAAAAAACCTGCGGTAGATAGTCAAAAAGAATAG